Proteins from a genomic interval of Pelagicoccus enzymogenes:
- a CDS encoding low molecular weight protein tyrosine phosphatase family protein, which produces MPSQSLNLLFLCSMNQWRSPTAERIYGRKPFFNARSGGTSSKARHRVSHTDLHWADVIFVMENKHKRRLQAKYPELMRYQNVHVLDIQDNYKFMDPELVDILQRSIDPILADYS; this is translated from the coding sequence TTGCCCTCCCAATCCCTCAATCTCCTCTTCCTTTGCTCCATGAACCAATGGAGAAGCCCCACCGCTGAACGGATTTACGGACGCAAGCCCTTCTTCAACGCCCGTTCAGGTGGCACCAGCTCGAAAGCCCGTCACCGAGTTTCCCATACGGACTTGCACTGGGCTGACGTGATCTTCGTCATGGAAAACAAACACAAACGCCGCCTTCAGGCTAAGTACCCTGAGCTTATGCGCTATCAGAACGTGCACGTGCTCGACATCCAAGACAACTACAAGTTCATGGATCCAGAGCTCGTAGACATCCTCCAGCGATCGATCGATCCGATCCTCGCAGACTACTCCTAA
- a CDS encoding NirA family protein, which yields MNNNQTFSLEQKEYLAGFFAGAGQRGFTPFLGKLSDGSYTGDASSGGAAVETVYGTPVEDLCKEERFKFEKDGLDSYEDLCRYAAEDKLPEGADMFRIKYYGLFNVSPAQEAFMLRCRIAGGIMQAHQMDGMAEMAEDWAGGYAHVTTRANFQLREIQPRNAVKVLDKLVDIGLTSRGAGADNLRNITASATAGIDPDEIFNVQPLAKAMHHLILNTREFYGLPRKFNISFDGGGRMSACADTNDIAFYAVRVGEGQAVDPGVYFRVQLAGITGHKQFAKDCGILIKAEQCLAVAAAMIRVFIENGDRTNRKKARLKYLIDDWGDQKFVEETEKKLDFNFVRMDLKDCDYKRPVRRHSHLGVHPQSQEGLNYIGVRIPVGKMLPEQMRGIAKVARRYGTGEIRLTVWQNLLIPHVRSEDIDTAIEEIKQVGFDCDADPILGGLIACTGNFGCKYASADTKSNAVELGDYLKKEVEMDLPINIHMTGCQHSCAQHYIGDIGMQSVKVKVGDENVEGYSIVLGGGVENEQAIAKEVFKSVPFTEVKPLVATIMKRYLAERKEGETFVQFTSSRSVEELQELAAVAN from the coding sequence ATGAACAACAATCAAACCTTTAGTTTGGAGCAAAAGGAGTACCTCGCGGGATTTTTCGCGGGTGCGGGCCAACGCGGATTCACTCCCTTTCTTGGCAAGCTCTCTGATGGCAGTTACACGGGAGACGCAAGCTCGGGAGGAGCTGCGGTCGAAACGGTCTACGGCACGCCCGTTGAGGACCTTTGCAAGGAGGAGCGTTTCAAGTTTGAAAAGGACGGTCTCGACTCTTACGAGGACCTTTGCCGCTACGCTGCGGAAGACAAATTGCCGGAAGGCGCGGATATGTTCCGCATCAAGTACTACGGACTTTTCAACGTGTCTCCCGCCCAGGAAGCCTTCATGCTGCGCTGCCGCATCGCGGGTGGAATCATGCAGGCCCACCAGATGGATGGCATGGCCGAGATGGCTGAAGATTGGGCGGGCGGTTACGCTCACGTGACGACGCGGGCGAATTTCCAGCTGCGCGAGATCCAACCCCGCAATGCGGTCAAGGTACTCGACAAGCTAGTCGACATCGGCCTGACCTCGCGCGGCGCCGGGGCGGACAACCTGCGCAACATCACGGCATCCGCCACCGCCGGGATCGACCCGGACGAAATTTTTAACGTGCAGCCGCTCGCCAAGGCGATGCATCACCTGATTTTGAATACGCGAGAGTTCTACGGTCTTCCGCGCAAGTTCAACATTTCCTTCGACGGCGGCGGACGCATGAGCGCCTGCGCCGATACCAACGACATCGCTTTCTACGCGGTGCGAGTAGGCGAGGGGCAAGCGGTGGATCCAGGCGTCTACTTCCGCGTGCAGTTAGCGGGCATCACCGGGCACAAGCAGTTCGCCAAGGACTGCGGCATTCTCATCAAGGCGGAGCAGTGCCTCGCGGTAGCGGCTGCCATGATTCGCGTGTTCATCGAGAACGGCGACCGCACCAACCGCAAGAAGGCCCGTCTCAAGTATTTGATCGACGACTGGGGCGACCAGAAGTTCGTCGAGGAGACGGAGAAGAAGCTCGATTTCAATTTCGTTCGCATGGACCTCAAGGACTGCGACTACAAGCGTCCGGTTCGCCGCCACAGCCACTTGGGAGTGCACCCGCAATCTCAGGAAGGACTCAACTACATCGGCGTGCGCATTCCGGTCGGCAAGATGTTGCCCGAGCAGATGCGTGGCATCGCCAAGGTCGCTCGCCGTTACGGTACGGGGGAGATTCGTCTCACGGTTTGGCAAAATCTTCTCATCCCGCATGTGCGTAGCGAGGATATCGATACGGCGATCGAAGAGATCAAGCAAGTCGGCTTCGACTGCGATGCGGATCCAATCCTGGGCGGTTTGATCGCCTGCACGGGCAATTTTGGCTGCAAGTATGCTTCGGCGGATACGAAGTCGAACGCAGTGGAGCTCGGCGACTACCTCAAGAAGGAGGTCGAGATGGACTTGCCCATCAACATTCACATGACCGGTTGCCAGCATTCCTGCGCCCAGCACTACATCGGCGACATCGGCATGCAGTCCGTGAAGGTTAAGGTCGGCGACGAGAATGTGGAAGGCTACAGCATCGTGCTCGGCGGTGGCGTGGAAAACGAGCAAGCGATCGCCAAGGAAGTATTCAAGAGCGTGCCCTTTACGGAAGTGAAGCCACTCGTTGCCACCATCATGAAGCGTTACTTGGCGGAGCGCAAGGAGGGCGAAACCTTCGTCCAGTTCACCAGCAGCCGCAGCGTGGAGGAGCTACAGGAGCTCGCCGCTGTCGCAAACTAG
- a CDS encoding energy transducer TonB — MKLKKILSIALAQVAACGAVFAATDEAAELTTSVSVKTDAYVLETVAPKYPSEMLQRGKQGQTLLMLRVDASGEVSDVKVLASSNQLFSEAAIKSVKNWYFQPGTVDGVAIPQTVTVPVSFEIEGMESPSIASL; from the coding sequence ATGAAACTGAAAAAAATCCTATCCATCGCTCTGGCGCAGGTAGCGGCTTGCGGAGCGGTTTTTGCAGCCACTGATGAGGCTGCGGAGTTGACCACCAGCGTTTCTGTCAAGACAGACGCCTATGTATTGGAAACCGTAGCGCCCAAATACCCGTCGGAGATGCTGCAGCGCGGTAAACAGGGGCAAACTCTCCTGATGCTTCGAGTCGACGCCAGCGGAGAAGTAAGCGACGTCAAGGTACTTGCTAGTTCCAATCAACTCTTCAGCGAAGCAGCGATCAAGTCGGTCAAGAACTGGTATTTCCAACCCGGAACGGTTGACGGTGTAGCCATTCCGCAAACCGTAACGGTCCCCGTAAGCTTCGAAATCGAAGGAATGGAATCGCCAAGCATAGCGAGCCTATAG
- a CDS encoding cellulase family glycosylhydrolase: protein MKSKFPRTSPIRKVGLASFGLLSASIGAAPATPLFQDDLSNAIHPEGVWSVSDGVLAASEDRFIWTEEYYRNFVLELEFRNHASTNSGVAIYCSDIENWVPNAIEIQIADDYAEPWKSADPSWQAGAFFGHKRPIKSAVVNPAGEWNQMTITASGTYIAVEMNGQLVNAIDLSDYTSGTVAPDGTEIPHWMPKPWSEAATHGRIGFQGKHAGAPIEFRNISIRDIDSIERTALRAMNQALPQETNSGLRLGRGVNLSHWLSQRNDDMPDPRDFFTAADVALIASQGWDHIRLPIEESIMWNEDGSQNEVAFQTLDTVIGWIHEAGLKAIVDLHIVNSHHFNAVNDGGKNTLFTSEESQSQLLNLWDQLSSHLNKWENDFLAYEILNEAVAENHEDWNKLVAKGIASVRALEPERPIVVGSNMWQGAWTFPYLRIPSDDPNLILSYHFYAPFPFTHYKASWVGNYAAYEGPVNYPGLLLSEEQLAAHADAPYYDMLADNIGPHDRQSLYQEMLPAIEYARAHRIPLYCGEWGSLKTVERDDLLKWYADMAQILDSEGINHAIWDYQGSFGIKDYESGKVDTQILNAILGN from the coding sequence ATGAAATCAAAGTTCCCCAGAACCTCTCCGATTCGCAAGGTAGGACTCGCGAGCTTCGGCCTGCTTTCAGCCAGCATCGGGGCCGCTCCCGCGACTCCCCTTTTCCAAGACGACCTCTCAAACGCCATCCACCCAGAAGGGGTTTGGAGCGTCTCAGACGGCGTTCTTGCCGCCAGCGAAGACCGGTTCATCTGGACTGAAGAATACTACCGAAACTTCGTGCTCGAACTCGAATTCCGCAACCACGCCAGCACCAACAGCGGGGTCGCTATCTACTGCAGCGACATCGAAAACTGGGTACCCAATGCCATCGAAATCCAGATCGCCGACGACTATGCGGAACCATGGAAAAGCGCGGATCCAAGTTGGCAGGCCGGAGCGTTCTTCGGGCACAAACGTCCCATCAAGTCCGCAGTCGTCAACCCCGCCGGCGAATGGAACCAAATGACCATCACCGCCAGTGGAACCTACATCGCCGTGGAAATGAATGGCCAGCTCGTCAACGCCATCGACCTTTCCGACTACACTTCCGGAACGGTAGCCCCCGACGGGACTGAGATCCCCCATTGGATGCCCAAACCCTGGTCCGAAGCTGCGACTCACGGGAGGATCGGCTTTCAAGGCAAGCACGCCGGGGCTCCCATCGAATTTAGGAACATAAGCATTCGCGACATCGACAGCATCGAAAGAACCGCCCTTCGCGCCATGAACCAAGCCCTCCCGCAAGAAACGAACTCTGGCCTGCGACTCGGGCGCGGCGTCAACCTCAGCCATTGGCTCTCCCAAAGAAACGACGACATGCCAGACCCGCGAGACTTCTTCACCGCGGCCGACGTCGCCCTCATCGCTAGCCAAGGTTGGGACCATATCCGGCTTCCCATCGAGGAATCCATTATGTGGAACGAAGACGGCAGCCAAAACGAAGTTGCGTTCCAAACCCTGGATACAGTGATCGGCTGGATCCACGAGGCAGGCCTGAAGGCCATCGTCGACTTGCACATCGTAAACTCGCACCACTTCAACGCCGTAAACGACGGCGGCAAGAACACCCTGTTTACCAGCGAGGAAAGCCAAAGCCAACTGCTCAACCTCTGGGACCAGCTATCCTCGCACCTGAACAAATGGGAAAATGACTTCCTCGCCTACGAAATACTCAACGAAGCAGTTGCGGAAAATCATGAGGACTGGAACAAGCTAGTCGCTAAAGGCATCGCCTCCGTACGAGCGCTCGAACCGGAACGCCCCATCGTCGTTGGCTCGAACATGTGGCAAGGAGCTTGGACCTTCCCCTATCTTCGTATCCCTTCTGACGATCCAAACCTCATTCTCAGCTACCACTTTTACGCTCCCTTTCCCTTCACTCACTACAAGGCGTCATGGGTAGGCAACTACGCCGCTTACGAGGGGCCCGTCAACTATCCTGGCTTGCTCCTCAGCGAAGAGCAACTCGCCGCCCATGCTGACGCCCCCTACTACGATATGCTTGCCGACAATATCGGCCCCCACGATCGCCAAAGCCTTTACCAAGAAATGCTACCCGCCATCGAATACGCCAGAGCCCATCGCATCCCACTCTACTGCGGCGAATGGGGCAGCTTGAAGACGGTGGAGCGCGACGACTTGCTCAAGTGGTACGCGGATATGGCTCAAATCCTGGATTCCGAAGGAATCAACCACGCCATCTGGGATTACCAAGGCAGTTTCGGGATCAAAGACTACGAGTCCGGAAAAGTGGATACACAGATCTTGAACGCAATTCTCGGGAACTGA
- a CDS encoding alginate export family protein, translating into MKKTSVTKLVESSIKVLAIGSLVASAGAAYGQSFSSVLDGFKEGSKASLNVRARYEYNETPASEVNGYSVRTRLAFETGEYEGLKLFVEMEDLSFNNDDDRPGLDVPTTELNQVWFSYEGAKVGRQIFVLDDQRYIGHVGWRQNIQTFDAASYSYAIDEKNKLNFAYLDAVHRVNATSPDLSGIILNGTSKLSENFSLTGYAYLLDFDRAVLASSDTYGIRGSGKIPGDEVTYSYSFSYAKQMDNSGSVRDFDVDYLAGEFGAAFSGVSLTAGVEILDGDGVTGFTTPLATVHKFNGFADVFAGGSLGLGGGLPEGLEDYYLTFGFKAGDVPVKLTYHSFDTASSGEYLGSEIDLVASYKLNEYVTLIGKFADYSTNGGATVSYGTADKQVLTLEANLAF; encoded by the coding sequence ATGAAAAAAACGTCAGTCACGAAGCTCGTTGAGAGCTCGATTAAAGTGTTAGCAATCGGTTCGCTCGTCGCTTCAGCGGGAGCTGCCTATGGACAATCGTTTTCGAGTGTCCTCGATGGGTTCAAGGAAGGCAGCAAAGCTTCTTTGAACGTCCGCGCCCGCTACGAGTACAACGAGACTCCGGCCAGCGAGGTGAACGGGTATAGCGTTCGCACCCGCCTTGCTTTCGAAACTGGCGAGTACGAAGGCCTCAAGCTTTTCGTGGAGATGGAGGACCTCAGCTTCAACAATGACGATGATCGTCCAGGGCTTGATGTCCCGACCACGGAGCTCAACCAGGTATGGTTCAGCTACGAGGGGGCCAAGGTAGGTCGCCAGATCTTTGTCTTGGACGACCAGCGCTACATCGGGCACGTCGGTTGGAGGCAAAACATCCAGACTTTCGACGCAGCCAGCTACAGCTACGCGATCGACGAAAAGAACAAGTTGAATTTCGCCTACCTCGACGCGGTGCATCGCGTAAACGCGACTTCGCCAGACCTGTCTGGCATCATCCTCAATGGAACCAGCAAGCTCAGCGAAAACTTCAGCTTGACCGGCTACGCCTACTTGCTCGACTTCGACCGCGCGGTCCTCGCCTCGAGCGACACTTACGGTATCCGTGGCTCTGGCAAGATCCCGGGAGACGAAGTGACCTACAGCTACTCCTTCAGCTACGCCAAGCAAATGGATAACAGCGGCAGCGTTCGCGACTTCGATGTGGACTACCTTGCAGGCGAGTTCGGGGCGGCCTTTAGCGGCGTAAGCCTCACGGCAGGTGTTGAGATCCTCGATGGCGACGGTGTGACTGGCTTCACTACGCCGCTCGCTACCGTGCACAAGTTCAATGGTTTCGCTGACGTTTTCGCCGGCGGATCCCTCGGTCTTGGCGGCGGTCTTCCGGAAGGCCTCGAGGACTACTACCTGACCTTCGGCTTCAAGGCAGGCGACGTTCCAGTAAAGCTCACCTACCACAGCTTCGATACCGCCAGCTCTGGCGAGTACCTTGGTTCTGAAATCGACCTCGTCGCTTCGTATAAGCTAAACGAATACGTCACCTTGATCGGCAAGTTCGCTGACTACAGCACGAACGGTGGCGCGACCGTTTCGTATGGCACTGCTGACAAGCAAGTCCTCACGCTCGAGGCGAACCTAGCGTTCTAG
- a CDS encoding glycosyl hydrolase 115 family protein, translating into MLDRKYLRLILSLLALVASSSTLSQAQSAKAEGSLSLLGDWISESRLEGGFALADGKRLATVVVSQGDHAVVRLAAEDLVEDLERVTGKKASLAQDFEPNKGGQVIIGTLGESDAVAALLARSSVELGDLQGAWESFVVAVVGEGKKANLLIVGSDRRGTAYGAYELSQAIGVSPWHWWADSAVRKSKSLYVSKNTRRFGPPSVKYRGIFINDEDWGLQPWAAHTFDPELGDIGPKTYEKVFELMLRLKANTLWPAMHEVTKAFNLYPENKELADRYAIVMASSHAEPMLRNNVTEWTAPKGHFNYQTHPDLVKDYWEKRLVENGRFENVYTLGMRGIHDSGMTGGGSKEDKIDLLEQVIADQRELLREHVSEDLESVAQVFTPYKEVLELYEGGMEVPEDVTIVWPDDNHGYLRRFPNDVERSRKGGSGVYYHISYLGAPLAYLWLDTTPLALVWEEMHRSFELGSRDYWILNVGDIKSQERGTEFFLSMAWDIERWGLDAQSAFLTAWAAREFGRDLAAEVAGLMSEYYVLNFQRRPEHLQWWMPYTRVKTSPLTEAELQQRLSRMLAMIERCEELQSRLPQERYDSFFQLVAYPVKASAYANLRYFHLEQYHRLFHADPPMARKHGGLGRAADELLVSLTREYNHEIADGKWFGMMAEEPADSAWRSFRTTPWVLPAEGMVEKVDELQQAFAAVRFQGARASVDAHAEILREAEAFDRRGGEGGQWESVQELGWSGDGIRVFPATLKSLSPEEIDASTPWVEYEVETRQAGDYRLFLELLPTFPSEESGELQFAVSVNDGELKPVSISRKSKTQDWSKGVLEGSIGVELAVDFAHAGSNRIRIYMMDTGVVLDRFFLHQGELAPSFSGPASLR; encoded by the coding sequence ATGCTCGATCGTAAGTATCTTCGTCTCATACTCTCGCTCCTCGCTCTCGTGGCGTCGAGTTCCACGCTTTCCCAGGCTCAGTCTGCCAAGGCCGAGGGAAGCCTTTCCTTGCTGGGTGATTGGATTTCCGAGTCTCGGCTCGAAGGGGGATTCGCTTTGGCGGATGGAAAGCGTTTGGCGACGGTCGTCGTTTCGCAAGGCGATCATGCCGTAGTGCGTTTGGCGGCGGAAGACTTGGTGGAGGACCTGGAGCGCGTGACGGGAAAAAAGGCTTCGCTCGCTCAGGACTTCGAGCCCAACAAAGGAGGGCAGGTGATCATTGGAACCTTGGGCGAATCCGATGCGGTGGCTGCCTTGCTCGCTCGCAGTTCGGTTGAGCTGGGCGATTTGCAAGGGGCTTGGGAAAGCTTCGTGGTCGCGGTTGTTGGCGAGGGCAAGAAAGCGAACTTGCTGATCGTCGGTAGCGATCGACGTGGCACAGCTTACGGGGCCTACGAGCTATCTCAGGCGATTGGGGTTTCGCCTTGGCATTGGTGGGCTGACTCTGCCGTTCGAAAGTCGAAATCGCTTTACGTATCCAAGAATACGCGACGCTTTGGTCCGCCGTCCGTCAAATATCGCGGTATCTTTATCAACGATGAGGACTGGGGACTGCAGCCTTGGGCAGCTCACACCTTCGATCCGGAATTGGGCGACATTGGACCTAAAACCTACGAAAAGGTGTTCGAATTGATGTTGCGTCTGAAGGCCAACACGCTTTGGCCGGCGATGCATGAGGTTACAAAGGCGTTTAACCTGTATCCAGAAAACAAGGAGCTAGCGGATCGCTACGCCATCGTCATGGCGTCTTCCCACGCGGAACCCATGTTGCGCAACAACGTGACGGAGTGGACGGCGCCCAAGGGTCATTTCAATTACCAGACCCATCCGGACTTGGTGAAGGACTATTGGGAAAAGCGGCTGGTGGAAAACGGTCGATTCGAAAACGTTTATACCTTGGGCATGCGCGGCATCCATGACAGCGGCATGACGGGGGGCGGCTCCAAGGAGGACAAGATCGACTTGTTGGAGCAGGTTATCGCCGATCAAAGGGAACTTTTGCGGGAGCACGTGAGTGAGGATTTGGAGTCGGTGGCCCAAGTGTTCACGCCCTACAAGGAAGTGCTGGAGCTTTACGAGGGCGGCATGGAGGTGCCGGAGGACGTGACTATCGTTTGGCCGGATGACAACCACGGCTATTTGCGTCGCTTCCCTAACGACGTCGAGCGGAGCCGCAAGGGCGGCTCTGGCGTCTACTACCATATTTCCTACCTCGGAGCGCCCTTGGCGTATTTGTGGTTGGATACAACGCCACTCGCTTTGGTGTGGGAGGAAATGCACCGCTCCTTCGAACTCGGCTCCCGCGACTACTGGATCCTCAACGTAGGTGACATAAAGTCGCAGGAAAGGGGAACTGAGTTTTTCCTATCGATGGCTTGGGACATCGAGCGATGGGGGCTTGATGCTCAGAGTGCGTTTTTGACGGCTTGGGCCGCTCGCGAATTCGGAAGGGACCTGGCCGCGGAGGTAGCCGGCTTGATGAGCGAGTACTATGTCTTGAACTTCCAACGTCGCCCGGAGCACTTGCAGTGGTGGATGCCGTATACGCGAGTCAAGACAAGTCCCTTGACTGAAGCGGAGCTGCAGCAGCGCCTATCGCGGATGCTAGCGATGATCGAGCGCTGCGAGGAGCTTCAATCTCGATTGCCGCAGGAGCGCTACGATTCTTTTTTTCAGCTAGTCGCCTATCCCGTAAAGGCCTCGGCCTACGCGAACCTTCGCTACTTCCACTTGGAACAATACCACCGACTCTTTCACGCGGATCCGCCCATGGCTCGCAAGCACGGAGGCCTGGGACGGGCGGCAGATGAGCTACTCGTGTCGTTGACGCGTGAATACAACCATGAGATCGCGGATGGAAAATGGTTTGGGATGATGGCGGAAGAGCCAGCTGACAGCGCATGGAGGTCCTTTCGTACGACGCCATGGGTCCTTCCGGCTGAAGGCATGGTGGAGAAGGTCGACGAGCTGCAACAAGCGTTTGCGGCGGTTCGCTTCCAAGGGGCCCGCGCGAGCGTGGACGCCCATGCGGAGATTCTCCGCGAAGCGGAAGCCTTCGACCGTCGCGGCGGAGAAGGCGGGCAGTGGGAAAGCGTGCAGGAGCTCGGTTGGTCGGGAGATGGCATACGAGTTTTTCCGGCGACCTTAAAAAGTCTTTCGCCGGAGGAAATCGATGCGTCCACGCCATGGGTGGAATACGAGGTAGAGACGCGGCAGGCGGGTGACTATCGATTGTTTCTTGAGTTGTTGCCTACTTTTCCCTCGGAAGAATCCGGGGAGTTGCAGTTCGCGGTTTCCGTCAACGACGGAGAGCTTAAGCCGGTTTCGATATCTAGGAAGTCCAAGACGCAGGATTGGTCGAAAGGCGTGCTGGAAGGCAGTATTGGCGTGGAGCTTGCCGTTGATTTTGCCCATGCCGGAAGCAATCGGATTCGTATATACATGATGGATACGGGAGTGGTTCTCGATCGCTTCTTTCTGCATCAAGGAGAGCTGGCCCCCAGCTTTAGCGGCCCGGCGTCGCTGCGGTAA
- a CDS encoding DUF1572 family protein, which translates to MTTPHDFVPVALGEFRRLKQLADKAVAQVSEQEFFQRDGTEDNSLAILYKHVSGNMRSRWSDFLTTDGEKPDRNRDSEFELHEADSLESLKRNWESGWKTLFDALEGLEPDDIQRSVSIRGEGLSVLEAIARQMTHYAYHVGQIVYLAKRFAGERWQTLSIAKGKSAAFNQSPEKYKQA; encoded by the coding sequence ATGACGACACCCCACGACTTTGTCCCCGTCGCCCTCGGCGAATTCAGAAGGCTTAAACAACTTGCCGACAAAGCAGTCGCCCAAGTTTCCGAGCAGGAGTTCTTCCAACGCGACGGAACGGAGGACAACAGCCTGGCGATCCTCTACAAACACGTTTCCGGTAACATGCGCTCCCGTTGGAGCGACTTCCTCACCACCGACGGGGAAAAGCCGGATCGCAACCGTGACAGCGAATTCGAACTCCACGAGGCGGACTCCCTCGAGTCCCTTAAACGGAACTGGGAATCTGGGTGGAAGACCTTGTTTGACGCATTGGAAGGCCTCGAACCGGACGACATCCAACGCTCCGTAAGCATTCGCGGCGAAGGCCTCAGCGTCCTCGAAGCCATCGCTCGGCAAATGACTCACTACGCCTACCACGTTGGGCAAATCGTCTATCTCGCGAAGCGCTTCGCCGGCGAGCGCTGGCAGACGCTCAGCATCGCCAAGGGAAAGTCGGCCGCCTTCAACCAATCGCCGGAAAAATACAAGCAAGCTTGA
- a CDS encoding sulfite reductase subunit alpha, whose protein sequence is MSSPFIPDTAPFSVEQRAWLNGFLAGMFSSQEGGKEPVVMEAKPVSILWGSQTGNSEGLARKISKVLGNKGFAPTVYDMDDYDVSKLAEESMLLLVTSTFGDGEPPDNAAAFYNWLLSDEAPKLEKLKYSVLALGDSNYPEFCKCGIDIDQRFKALGATPMVERVDCDVDYDDAFEGWLKAVEDAAGAAASEGGEEEAVPSEPEFGKKNPFPAKLLNNYNLNTEESSKETRHVEISLEGSGMSYEPGDALAVMPVNDAAYVEDLLKAAGFTGDEAVEGTTLRKALVEDYDVTNLTLKSLKAYAELSGSEKLAALAEDKEAFKAYAWGRQFIDLLTEAPVAFETPEALLALLGKLAPRLYSISSSPKAHENEVHVTVGVVRYDAHGRARKGVCSNFLADHKGEDPVRIYFHHTKTFKLPTDTSLPVIMVGPGTGIAPFRAFLEERAATQSSGKNWLFFGDQHAASDFLYQDQLSEYQASGVLTKLDTAFSRDQEKKVYVQDRMREKGAELYEWLEAGGHFYVCGDASRMAKDVDTALHQVIAEHGKKTEEEAAAYVEAMKKSKRYLRDVY, encoded by the coding sequence GTGAGTTCACCATTTATTCCAGATACCGCCCCCTTTAGCGTCGAGCAGCGAGCTTGGCTCAACGGATTCCTCGCCGGCATGTTCTCTTCGCAAGAGGGAGGCAAGGAGCCGGTCGTCATGGAGGCGAAGCCGGTCAGCATCCTTTGGGGGTCGCAGACCGGAAACAGCGAAGGCTTGGCCCGCAAAATTTCCAAGGTCCTCGGCAACAAGGGATTTGCTCCTACCGTGTATGACATGGACGACTACGATGTCTCGAAGTTGGCGGAAGAGTCGATGCTGTTGCTCGTGACCTCTACCTTCGGAGACGGCGAGCCGCCCGACAATGCAGCGGCTTTCTACAACTGGCTGCTCAGCGACGAGGCTCCGAAGCTGGAGAAGCTCAAGTACTCGGTGCTGGCCTTGGGTGATTCGAACTATCCGGAGTTCTGCAAGTGCGGAATCGACATCGACCAGCGTTTCAAGGCGCTCGGAGCGACCCCGATGGTGGAGCGTGTCGACTGCGATGTCGATTACGACGACGCCTTCGAAGGCTGGCTCAAGGCCGTGGAAGACGCAGCTGGTGCGGCGGCTTCAGAAGGAGGAGAAGAGGAGGCCGTTCCCAGCGAGCCGGAGTTCGGCAAGAAGAATCCGTTTCCGGCGAAGTTGTTGAACAACTACAATCTGAACACCGAGGAATCGTCGAAGGAAACGCGTCATGTCGAGATCTCGCTCGAAGGTTCTGGCATGAGCTACGAGCCAGGTGACGCCTTGGCGGTGATGCCGGTCAATGATGCCGCATATGTGGAAGATTTGCTCAAGGCGGCTGGTTTCACCGGGGATGAAGCAGTGGAGGGAACTACCCTTCGCAAAGCTCTCGTAGAGGACTACGACGTTACCAATCTGACTCTGAAAAGCCTCAAGGCCTACGCGGAGCTGAGCGGAAGCGAGAAGCTCGCGGCCTTGGCGGAAGACAAGGAAGCGTTCAAGGCTTACGCTTGGGGCCGCCAGTTCATCGACCTGTTGACGGAAGCTCCGGTTGCCTTCGAAACGCCCGAAGCGCTGCTCGCTTTGCTAGGCAAGCTCGCCCCGCGGCTCTATTCCATTTCGTCCAGCCCGAAAGCCCACGAGAACGAGGTGCACGTGACGGTGGGCGTGGTGCGCTACGACGCCCATGGCCGGGCTCGCAAGGGGGTCTGCTCCAACTTCTTGGCGGACCACAAGGGCGAAGATCCCGTGCGTATCTATTTTCATCATACAAAGACTTTCAAGTTGCCGACCGACACCAGCCTGCCGGTTATCATGGTGGGCCCCGGTACCGGGATCGCACCCTTTCGCGCTTTCCTCGAGGAGCGGGCGGCGACTCAGTCTTCTGGCAAGAACTGGCTCTTTTTCGGAGACCAGCACGCGGCCAGCGATTTCCTTTATCAGGATCAACTCAGTGAATACCAGGCCAGCGGTGTGCTCACCAAGCTGGATACAGCCTTCTCGCGTGACCAAGAGAAAAAGGTCTACGTGCAAGACCGCATGCGAGAGAAGGGCGCCGAGCTCTACGAATGGCTCGAAGCGGGCGGACATTTCTACGTTTGTGGAGATGCGTCCCGGATGGCGAAAGACGTCGATACTGCTCTGCATCAAGTAATTGCGGAGCACGGGAAGAAAACCGAAGAGGAAGCGGCTGCCTACGTGGAGGCTATGAAGAAATCTAAACGGTACCTGCGCGACGTCTACTAG